One Pichia kudriavzevii chromosome 3, complete sequence genomic window carries:
- a CDS encoding uncharacterized protein (PKUD0C05380): protein MPTKYPSLAQFNAKLVFPKFPDYKIVEVSDFDSSNEESDDNEKDERNDLSSQRSQYQILPKEGVSRLDRIRGLDGTIDLGLQRSDFAKDEIPDMKTRKLISYDDEGKVELKRGEPNTKVLTPSGGSVGINFEFGDRGSSWRMMKLSKLGKNPSESKIFEQYATLWDYQLACEEREELESRKIKKRSEWLYGPSQKLLASREEHVKMNMEVVKGFKSKGDDRGRNTSDRVIKMKRYGDVKTSKSKKLKNELKLAHLTSLDYDDDNGFALSREQIESLTTSP, encoded by the coding sequence ATGCCAACAAAGTATCCATCATTAGCTCAGTTTAACGCTAAACTTGTTTTTCCAAAGTTTCCGGATTATAAGATTGTTGAAGTTTCTGATTTCGATTCTTCGAATGAAGAGTCCGATGATAATGAGAAGGACGAAAGGAATGATCTTTCATCTCAACGTTCTCAGTACCAGATACTGCCCAAAGAGGGAGTTTCACGCCTTGATCGAATCAGAGGTTTGGATGGGACTATCGATCTCGGTTTACAACGGAGTGATTTTGCAAAGGATGAGATCCCCGAtatgaaaacaagaaaattgatAAGTTATGACGATGAAGGAAAGGTAGAACTGAAAAGAGGTGAACCTAATACAAAAGTGCTGACACCATCAGGTGGTTCAGTTGGTAtcaactttgaatttggGGACCGTGGGTCGTCGTGgagaatgatgaaattgagtAAACTTGGGAAAAATCCATCGGAGTCGAAGATCTTTGAACAATATGCGACATTATGGGATTACCAGCTTGCATGCGAGGAAAGGGAGGAATTAGAGAGTCGAAAGATTAAAAAGAGGTCCGAATGGCTATATGGACCATCCCAGAAGTTACTTGCCTCTAGGGAAGAGCATGTGAAGATGAATATGGAAGTTGTCAAAGGTTTCAAGAGCAAGGGAGATGATAGGGGACGAAATACAAGTGATAGAGTTATCAAGATGAAAAGGTATGGCGATGTCAAAACATCCAAGTCCAAGAAGTTAAAGAACGAATTGAAGTTGGCGCATTTGACAAGTCTGGactatga